A segment of the Entomomonas moraniae genome:
ATTGAATTATTTAAGAAAATAGCTTAATTGTTTATGCAATAAAATCTATAGCATTTTATTGTAGATTAAGTAACATAAGCAGCACTATTTCGCTGATTGCAAGGGCTATCATTTTATTATGGCTTTTATCGTCTTCAACCAGATGCTAGTGCTGTTTATTCTCATGCTGACAGGCTATCTTTGTTTTAAAAAACAATACATCACTCAGACTTCTATGCAGAGTTTAGCCTCATTGGTTGTAAACGTATTTAACCCACTATTGATTGTTTCAGGTGTCATAGAAAAACCTAAAGACTCAGCTAATCATGACCTGCTGATTATTTTTTCCATTGCTTGTGCGATGTATTTTTTCCTAATCATTATCACCCCTTTAATGAATAAAATTCTTCGTGTTCCAAACCCGCAGAAAGGGCTGTATAGTCTGATTACGGTTTTTTCTAATGTTGGGTTTATTGGTCTGCCGCTGGTAGTTTCTATTTATGGTAAACAGGCTATTCTTTATGTCGCTGTGTTTATCTTAATGTTTAATATATTGTTTTATACCTATGGCGTTTTTATTATTGGAAAGGCCAAAGGTTACCAACAGGTTTCTTTATTTGAAAACTTAAAACGGTTAATTAACCCCGGGGTATTGGCGTGTATTGTGGCAATTCTTTTATTTATTTTTAAGCCACCACTACCTAACTTTATCAAGGGAAGTATCAGTGTATTAGGCAGTACAGCTATTCCACTTTCAATGATGTTGGTCGGGGTCGCTTTAGGGCAAAAGCAATTTAAAACACTTTTTACTGATTTGCGATTATATGTATTCGCTCTGGTGAGATTGGTTATTATCCCGATTATTTTTGTTGCAATCTTGGTTAAATTTTCTGTATCACCCTTGATTTTAGGTGTGTCGATGATGATGATTGCTGTGCCCGTGGGCAATATGCCAACCTTACTGGCCACCGAATATGGTATTGACGCAACGGTTTGCTCGGATGGTTTAATTATTACAACAATACTCTCTATCCTTACGATTCCGTTGGTTGCTGCTATTTTTATGTAATCGTTTAACGTGTATTGTTGATAAGCTCCCTAGGGGATAAGGAGCCTTTCTCTTTTATTTTTGATTCATCGGGGCTCTGTGAAATTCTTTTCTATAAACATCTACCCACTTGGCAGTTGCTCCGCAAACAGCAATGGGCATGATGATAAGATTCAGAATAGGGAACATCGTAAATAAACTGATAACTGCACCGAAAAAACAGTTACCGACGGCATCACGACGTAGCGCTATTTTCATTTCTTTAAAGCCTACTTTATGGTTGTCAAAAGCATAGTCCGCGTATTGAACATTGATCATCCATGCTGTAAAAATGAACCAAACAACAGGCACCACGGTTTGACCAATCACTGGAACCCAATAAAGAATAAATAAAGGAACTGCCCACGCAAGATAATAAACAATTTTTTGAAATTCACGTTTCATTATACGTGGTACATCTCTGATTAAATCCATTGCGGTAGTTTCTGGTGCGGGTTCTCCTGTTAGGTGGGCCTCAACATGTTCTGCTAAAAGCCCATTGAACGGGGCGGCAATAATATTGGTGATTGCACTAAAGAAATAGCAAAACATAATAGAGAGCATAATCAGCAGCAAGGCAGAAATGATGTAACTTAACCACTGTAACCAGTCGGGGACGTACTGCATCCCCATATCAATGAACACGGATAGTTTAGAAAAAAACCAAGCAATCAGTAATGACATAATAACGATATTGGCAATCATCGGGATAATGACAAATTTTTTAACGCCTGCTTGAAAAATAAGATGATAACCTTGTATAAGGTAGTCAATAGCATTTTTATTGGTGGAGTGCATATCGATTTAACGCCTGCTAATGATCAGAAAAAAGTTTAATTCTACACGATTTTAAATTTATTCCTATGGATATGGAATTTTTGGCACTATCTTAATGTGAGGGGAGCTTTGATGAGTAGAGACAGCACGTTCAATCCATGAGTAGCTAAATATAAATCATGTAACTAAGCGGTTTTGACTGAACTACAACCATTGTTGATTAAGATGGTTGTAGTTCATCTATAGTATGAGGAGAGGTGTTTATTTTATAAAGTCTTTATCATCGAGGATACGTAGTGGTTGAATATCACTTTCCCCCTTAATCACGAGGGAAGCATCACTGCGTAGACAAGCGCCACCGTAATGACCGCCTACGGTAAAGGTACAAACTTGTATGTAGCGGTCGCTGACTTTAGGTAGACACCAGAGTTGTTGGTAGATGTTTTCTTGTTCAGCGAAACGACCACTGGTTTCATCCAATACTTGTTCTTCATGGCTTACAAGGCCAATGTTGCTGCCGCAACGGCCTGCAATGGGTTTGGCGGCATAGCCAGTTTTGATGAGTTCTTCATTAAGCTCAAAGTCTGCATCCAGTAGATAGCGGTGGTTAGGGAAGAGTGACCAGAGTACTGGCAAGATGGCTTTATTACTCGGAATGACTGTCCACAGTGGTTCGAACACGGTGACTTCAGGGCGTAGTAAAACATCCATTAAACGGACATGGTTTTCAGGGTGGCCTGTTCGAACAGGAGGGGCTGCATTTTGTGCTTCACTTTCTTCACGCAGTTGCTCAAGAACAGTTTCCCACGCCCATGTCTTCCACACACAACCTACTTGGCGGTTGTCGGCATCAACAAGGCGGCCCCTTTTATCCCAGTGTAGCTCATCTAACCCATGAAGAATTTTGGTTTCAAATCCTGATTGGGTAAGGGCACGTTGCATAAAGAGTGCATGATAATCTTCTTCGCTGTCTTGATCCTGCATGATATGCACAAAAGGTTTGGCATCACTGTGTTTCCATGCATCAGCCAATGAATTGAGTAACCCTTCGCCTGGGTTTTCCCCTTGGGTAAGTCCACCTTGCTCGGCCCACTTTTGCAAAATAAGCCCTGCTTCAGTGTGGCAAGAGGCCGAGTCAGCATTGTATTCATAAACTTTAAGTCCCCGCTCATCCATGCAGAAGTCAAGACGGCCTGTGATCATTTGATAACGTCGTCTTTGCCATGAGAGACGTAAACGTGGCCATAGAATTTCAGGGATATTGAAATGTCTAAGCAGGTTATCTTCTCTTAGTACTTTATCGGTTGCATGAAGGTACATAAGGTGTAACTCATTAGAGGCTCTAATCAGCTCTTGCTCAGCACTTTCTGAGATACTAAAGAACCGATACATACTGTCGCTATTAATAATATGACCATGCATAGAGGTCACATAGGCATGTTCAAGAGGGTCTTGTTCATTGAGCCAAGGTTGGCTAAATTGCCCTTTATCGGGTATATGCTCTTCATGAATAGCCATGTATCTAGGAGGTGTTACTGGTTGGGGAAGGCTATGGGTTGTGTCATCGGTTTGAATCATCCAACCGAGAATTTCAGTATCATCGAAGGTATCTTGTAGGTGATACTCACCGTCTTTTAGTGTCAGCGGTAGTTCTCGTGACCATTGTTGGCCTCGTGGTAGACGTTCATCGCTAGCATTTTGCTCAACAATACGGACTTTATCGGCTAATATTTCTGTGATAATTGCGACGTGTCCTGTTCTTTTGAATTCTCCACCTTTTTGCCAAATTAATAGGGCTCCAGCAATAGGTGCACGCTTACTGCCATTAGCAAAGGCTTGTAGTGGTAAAATCGCATCATTCACCACGCGACGTAAAAAGCGTAATGAGAAAATTTCATAAGCCATACCTACGTCAGTAAAGACAACACCGTAATTTAAGTAGAGAAAACGGCGAGCAAATTCAACACATTGCCATTTATACCCCATGTACTCATGGCCTAGATAACTGCGGTAGGCCGAGTCATCGGGGTATTCTGTTGGGTCAGCAGTTTTGTAGTCTGATGAGTAGATTGCAACCCCTCCAGGGGCGAATCCAAGCAGTTTTCCAAAGGGTTCATGTTTATTTGTTGTATCAGCAGACATTGTTTCTGACCTTACTTAATGGTTGTAGGTAACTCATTTACGCGGCAGCTGAAGAGGTAGTATTGTTATACGCTCTATCATAAACGAAGTCATGGCGTAAGGTATGAACATGTCAACATAAAAAGGGTAGATGACATGTCATACATTTTGTGAGTGGTTTATGCGTATATTATAAAACGATATTTATTATGATGCGATGGTTTTTAGCAAAGCAATAGATACACCATGGTAGGGTTAATCTTTTATACGTCGTAGTTTAAGGCGTAGTTTACGGTTAGAAATACTTTGAGCATAAGCATTACCGCCAATAGCTGCAACAATCCCCACTCCAATGATGATAAAGAAAACAGCTTTCGGTAAGTGAGTTAGATAGCCTGTCAGCGTGGCAATTAATAGCCCTGCTGCAATTAACACTAAAATAATCCGCGGAATGATCGTGATGTAAAGGCAAGGGTTGCCAAAGCGAGCAAAGCGTTGTTTTTCACTTTCATCGAGCAGGGTAATAGGTTTTTTACAAAAGGGACAGAGAATACTTTGCTCAGCACGTAATGCTTGTTGTTGCTTAGGGTTAAGGTTAAAAGGGCGTTGGCAGCAGCTAGGAAAACCTTGTGCACCCAGTACGAATTTAATCATAAAGTGTGTATCTTCTATAAAAAGAGAAATCATTCATTGAGTGAATCAATTATAATAGCATGACCAAGTAGAGAAAAAACTGGTTTGCTGAAAATTTAATAAGTGAGTTGGGCATGGCCGATAAAGTAAGGCGTTTTTGGGAAACAAAAACTTTGCAAGAGATGTCTTCTGACGAGTGGGAAGCATTGTGTGATGGGTGTGGACTCTGTTGCTTACAAAAATTAGAAGATGACGAGGGCGAGGGTATTTTTTATACTCGTATTGCCTGTAAATTGTTGGATTTGAAAACTTGTCGGTGTAAACAGTACGCAGAGCGTAGAAAGACGGTTCCCGATTGTATTCAGCTAACCGCTGATGATGTGGATAATTTTGATTGGTTACCGCCCACCTGTGCTTATCGTTGTTTAGCGTCAGGTGAGCCGTTGCCTGTTTGGCATCCTCTGATAACAGGTGACCCTGACACAACTATTAAGTCGGGTATTACCATGTCAGGTAAGATGCTTAGTGAAACAGGAGTACAAGAAGATGACTGGGAAAATTATTTGATTTTTAGAGTCGGTTAGTGATGTTGTTTATAAGTTTTAATAACCTTATCGTATAGGGAAAACATGAATAAGTTTCATAGAGTCGGTATTATTGGTCGCTTAAATAGCCAGCACGTGGTGGATAGTATTCAACGGCTTAAGCAATTGCTTTTACAAAGAAATCTAGACGTTGTTTTAGAAGAGACGATTGCTCAAACCATGGATGACCATGGCTTACCAACAGTCAGTTATCGCGAACTGGGTGAAACTTGTGATTTAGCTATTGTGGTAGGGGGCGATGGTAGTATGCTTGGCGCTGCACGTGAGCTAGCACCTTATGATATTTCTTTGGTGGGCATTAACCGGGGGCGCTTAGGTTTTTTAACCGATATTAACCCGAATAAATTAGAGAGCCAAATTACTGAAGTGTTAGAGGGACGTTATTTATTAGAGGAACGTTTTCTATTAAGCGCACAAGTGAATCATCAAGACGGTGGTATTGAGAGTGGTGATGCGCTCAATGATGTGGTACTGCATGCAGGGCAATCTGCAAGAATGATAGAGTTTGAAATCTATCTGGATGGACAGTTTATCAGTAGCCAGCAAGCCGATGGTTTAATTATTTCAACACCTACAGGCTCTACTGCTTATGCACTTTCTGCGGGGGGGCCGATTGTCCACCCCAAATTAAATGCAATGCTTGTAGTACCGATGAATCCTCATACGTTATCTAGCCGTCCTATCGTGGTAGATGGTGATAGCGAGTTGAAAATTATTATTTCACCGCATTTAACCATTAATCCGCAGGTGTCGTGTGATGCTCAGAATCACTTATACTGTACCCCGGGGGATGAAATTATAGTGCGTAAGTACAAGCATCAAATTAAGTTATTGCATATGTCAGATTATAATTTTTATAAGATTTGTCGTACTAAATTAGGTTGGGGAAGTCGTTTAATTGAGGACCGTGTTTGATGTGGCTTGATCCAAACAGAGGTTACGATATCATCGGTGATGTTCATGGCTGCGCCGACACCTTGGCTCTTTTACTTGAACAAATGGGCTATCAATTAAAAGAGGGCGTGTGGCAACATCCTTCTCGCATTGCATTATTTTTGGGTGATGTCATTGATCGTGGTCCTCACATTCGCCAAGCACTGCATTTAGTTAAAAACATGGTTGATAAAGGACATGCGATCTGTTTAATGGGCAACCATGAGTATTATGCGTTAGCAGCGGTGACGCCGCATCCAGATGATCCGACAAGTTTTGTACGACAGATGACTCCTAGAAATAAACGCGTAGCCCTTGAAACAATAGAGCAGTTCGAGCATTATCTCGATGAGTGGCATGCTTTTACACAGTGGTTTTATAGTTTGCCATTGTTCATTGAGAATGATCGTTTTCGGCTTGTTCATGCATGTTGGGATCAGATATTAATTGATCAGTTTAAACAAGATTATCCTAACCAAAAAATAACCCCTGAGTTTATCCAAAAAACATTGGATTGGGGAAGCTATGAGTATGACATTGTTGAGCGCTTGTTATTAGGTTTAAAACTGCCTTTGCCCGAGGGGCGTTCGGTTGTGAGTCATGATGGCTTTGTTCGTCGAATGTTTCGCGCCAAGTTTTGGGCGATGCATCCGAAAACTTGTCATGACGTTGTATTTCAACCTGATGCACTTCCCATCTCTGTTGCTAATACTGACTTAACGCCTGAGCAGGCAGCATTATGTAGCATGTACTCAGTTCACGATCCTTTATTATTTATCGGGCATTATTGGTGTACAGGTATGCCTGAACCCATACAAAATAATATTGCTTGCCTAGACTACAGCGCGGTAAAGTATGGTAAATTAGTGGCTTATCGACTAGATAACGAAACACACATTGATCCTAATAAATTTGTATGGGTAGAGGTTAAAAAACCTTAGTAATACAACATGATGAAAAAAATCATAACCGCATTCTTATTGGTTGCAAGCTTAATCTGTAGTTTAGCCTTTACATCGGCAGCTGTAGCAATGAATGACCAGGGACAAATAGCAGTTAGTAGCGATTTGTTTAACCGCGTATTACTTAAAAAAATAGATAATGGTTTACTCGTTCAAGATTTTTATTTAGACGGTACTAAATATAGTGATCCCTACATTTTATTAGATGAATCTCAACTTGATCTGGCAAAATTTGAGTTAGATGATTATTTAAGCTATCACATTCAAGGCAGTTTGACTCTTTGGCGAACTGATGGGCAAAAATTTTTAGAAGCTGCTTTTGTACAAGGTGAGCCTAGTGGCATATGGACGTATTGGAATTTTACAGGCAATAAAAGTTTACAAGGTGCTTACCGCCACGGTAGAAAAGTGGATGAGTGGCGTAGTTGGTATAATAATCAACAATTAAAGCAGCAAGGTCATTATCTTGATGGACAAAAACAAGGCCATTGGCAAATGTGGCACACCACAGGCCAGTTACAATATGATGAATTTTACCAAAATGGCCAGTTAGATGGCGCGTGGAAAAGCTGGCACCTAAATGGCCATTTAGAAACCGAGGGCCACTACAAAAACGGTGAACGAGTAGGGCGTTGGCAGACGACCTATGAGACAGGTGATCGCCTTATTGCCAATTATAGTAATGGTTTAATGGATAATGTATGGCAACGCTTTTATAGCAATGGACAAAAAGCGTTTGAGGGGCGCTATCAACAAGGTCTACGCGAAGGGCAATGGCAGTATTGGTATGATAATGGCCAGTTATCTGCTAAACAACGCTATCAACAAGACATCCCCGTGGATGGCCTACAGCGTTTTCATATCAATGGTCAGTTAGCCCAAGAAGGCCAATATGTTGAAGGTAAAAAGCAAGGTATTTGGCAAGCATGGTATGACAATGGTCAGCCCCGTGAACGAGGACAATACAGCAAAGGCTTGCCAGAGGGGCAATGGCAGGTGTGGTATCCCAATGGGCAATTATTTTTAGAAAAGAACTATCAACAAGGTAAAAAACAAGGCCGTTACGCCAAGTATTACCCTAATGGCAAGCGTTTATTATTGGGCGAGTATAATAACGATGTTCCAAAAGGCCGTTGGCAATA
Coding sequences within it:
- a CDS encoding AEC family transporter, translating into MAFIVFNQMLVLFILMLTGYLCFKKQYITQTSMQSLASLVVNVFNPLLIVSGVIEKPKDSANHDLLIIFSIACAMYFFLIIITPLMNKILRVPNPQKGLYSLITVFSNVGFIGLPLVVSIYGKQAILYVAVFILMFNILFYTYGVFIIGKAKGYQQVSLFENLKRLINPGVLACIVAILLFIFKPPLPNFIKGSISVLGSTAIPLSMMLVGVALGQKQFKTLFTDLRLYVFALVRLVIIPIIFVAILVKFSVSPLILGVSMMMIAVPVGNMPTLLATEYGIDATVCSDGLIITTILSILTIPLVAAIFM
- the cysZ gene encoding sulfate transporter CysZ, which produces MHSTNKNAIDYLIQGYHLIFQAGVKKFVIIPMIANIVIMSLLIAWFFSKLSVFIDMGMQYVPDWLQWLSYIISALLLIMLSIMFCYFFSAITNIIAAPFNGLLAEHVEAHLTGEPAPETTAMDLIRDVPRIMKREFQKIVYYLAWAVPLFILYWVPVIGQTVVPVVWFIFTAWMINVQYADYAFDNHKVGFKEMKIALRRDAVGNCFFGAVISLFTMFPILNLIIMPIAVCGATAKWVDVYRKEFHRAPMNQK
- the gss gene encoding bifunctional glutathionylspermidine amidase/synthase; protein product: MSADTTNKHEPFGKLLGFAPGGVAIYSSDYKTADPTEYPDDSAYRSYLGHEYMGYKWQCVEFARRFLYLNYGVVFTDVGMAYEIFSLRFLRRVVNDAILPLQAFANGSKRAPIAGALLIWQKGGEFKRTGHVAIITEILADKVRIVEQNASDERLPRGQQWSRELPLTLKDGEYHLQDTFDDTEILGWMIQTDDTTHSLPQPVTPPRYMAIHEEHIPDKGQFSQPWLNEQDPLEHAYVTSMHGHIINSDSMYRFFSISESAEQELIRASNELHLMYLHATDKVLREDNLLRHFNIPEILWPRLRLSWQRRRYQMITGRLDFCMDERGLKVYEYNADSASCHTEAGLILQKWAEQGGLTQGENPGEGLLNSLADAWKHSDAKPFVHIMQDQDSEEDYHALFMQRALTQSGFETKILHGLDELHWDKRGRLVDADNRQVGCVWKTWAWETVLEQLREESEAQNAAPPVRTGHPENHVRLMDVLLRPEVTVFEPLWTVIPSNKAILPVLWSLFPNHRYLLDADFELNEELIKTGYAAKPIAGRCGSNIGLVSHEEQVLDETSGRFAEQENIYQQLWCLPKVSDRYIQVCTFTVGGHYGGACLRSDASLVIKGESDIQPLRILDDKDFIK
- a CDS encoding YcgN family cysteine cluster protein, which codes for MADKVRRFWETKTLQEMSSDEWEALCDGCGLCCLQKLEDDEGEGIFYTRIACKLLDLKTCRCKQYAERRKTVPDCIQLTADDVDNFDWLPPTCAYRCLASGEPLPVWHPLITGDPDTTIKSGITMSGKMLSETGVQEDDWENYLIFRVG
- a CDS encoding NAD(+) kinase, with amino-acid sequence MNKFHRVGIIGRLNSQHVVDSIQRLKQLLLQRNLDVVLEETIAQTMDDHGLPTVSYRELGETCDLAIVVGGDGSMLGAARELAPYDISLVGINRGRLGFLTDINPNKLESQITEVLEGRYLLEERFLLSAQVNHQDGGIESGDALNDVVLHAGQSARMIEFEIYLDGQFISSQQADGLIISTPTGSTAYALSAGGPIVHPKLNAMLVVPMNPHTLSSRPIVVDGDSELKIIISPHLTINPQVSCDAQNHLYCTPGDEIIVRKYKHQIKLLHMSDYNFYKICRTKLGWGSRLIEDRV
- a CDS encoding metallophosphoesterase, giving the protein MWLDPNRGYDIIGDVHGCADTLALLLEQMGYQLKEGVWQHPSRIALFLGDVIDRGPHIRQALHLVKNMVDKGHAICLMGNHEYYALAAVTPHPDDPTSFVRQMTPRNKRVALETIEQFEHYLDEWHAFTQWFYSLPLFIENDRFRLVHACWDQILIDQFKQDYPNQKITPEFIQKTLDWGSYEYDIVERLLLGLKLPLPEGRSVVSHDGFVRRMFRAKFWAMHPKTCHDVVFQPDALPISVANTDLTPEQAALCSMYSVHDPLLFIGHYWCTGMPEPIQNNIACLDYSAVKYGKLVAYRLDNETHIDPNKFVWVEVKKP
- a CDS encoding toxin-antitoxin system YwqK family antitoxin; the encoded protein is MMKKIITAFLLVASLICSLAFTSAAVAMNDQGQIAVSSDLFNRVLLKKIDNGLLVQDFYLDGTKYSDPYILLDESQLDLAKFELDDYLSYHIQGSLTLWRTDGQKFLEAAFVQGEPSGIWTYWNFTGNKSLQGAYRHGRKVDEWRSWYNNQQLKQQGHYLDGQKQGHWQMWHTTGQLQYDEFYQNGQLDGAWKSWHLNGHLETEGHYKNGERVGRWQTTYETGDRLIANYSNGLMDNVWQRFYSNGQKAFEGRYQQGLREGQWQYWYDNGQLSAKQRYQQDIPVDGLQRFHINGQLAQEGQYVEGKKQGIWQAWYDNGQPRERGQYSKGLPEGQWQVWYPNGQLFLEKNYQQGKKQGRYAKYYPNGKRLLLGEYNNDVPKGRWQYWREDGKPYKK